From Cherax quadricarinatus isolate ZL_2023a chromosome 56, ASM3850222v1, whole genome shotgun sequence, a single genomic window includes:
- the Wwox gene encoding WW domain-containing oxidoreductase isoform X1 has product MEIPETDSEDEMAPGWEERCTTDGLVFYAHHATKTTQWHHPRTNKKKRVTGELPFGWERQITEEGKVFFVDHLNHKTTYTDPRLAFAVEESKSLTDLRQRFDSSTTGIQILHGRDLTGRIAIVTGANCGIGYETARSLAYHGCTVVFACRDLTKAEAAIARIQKQRPSSTCHALQVDLASLTSVRMFAHTFSVRFGRCDVLLLNAGVFGLPHTLTEDGLETTFQVNHLSQFYLALLLQPLLVQSTPARVIFVSSESHRFATLNTENISEDLLSPSHKSSYTSIIAYCNTKLCNVLTALEMQRRFGDQGINCYAVHPGNAVSTYLTRHWWAYRLLYAVVRPFTKSLQQACATSVYCAASVDISRFGGIYVNNCVPCLPSQSSLDSILSNRLWITSLSMIEHVLGRRAFSMQPLSKCNEQSPNNKGEKFSNLVTIGVL; this is encoded by the exons ATGGAAATCCCCGAGACAGATAGTGAGGATGAAATGGCACCAGGATGGGAGGAGCGGTGCACGACAGATGGTCTTGTTTTCTATGCTCA CCACGCCACTAAGACTACCCAGTGGCATCACCCGAGGACCAACAAAAAGAAGAGAGTTACTGGAG AACTGCCTTTTGGATGGGAACGACAAATAACCGAGGAAGGGAAAGTCTTCTTTGTCGATCACTTAAACCACAAAACTACGTACACAGACCCAAGACTTGCTTTTGCTGTGGAGGAATCAAAATCTTTAACTGACCTGCGGCAGCGCTTTGACAGCAGCACTACGGGTATACAAATCTTACATGGCCGGGACTTGACCGGCCGCATTGCCATTGTCACTGGAGCTAACTGTGGAATTG GTTATGAGACAGCACGATCCTTGGCTTACCATGGTTGCACTGTGGTCTTCGCATGTCGTGACCTAACAAAGGCAGAGGCAGCTATTGCTCGCATCCAGAAGCAGAGACCCAGCTCCACTTGTCATGCACTACAGGTGGATCTTGCATCACTCACAAGTGTGAGAATGTTTGCACACACATTTTCGGTTAGATTTGG CCGGTGTGACGTATTATTATTAAATGCAGGAGTGTTTGGACTGCCTCACACTTTAACAGAAGATGGACTGGAAACTACATTCCAGGTCAACCATTTGTCTCAGTTCTACTTGGCCCTGTTGCTGCAGCCTTTACTTGTGCAGTCCACGCCTGCAAGAGTCATCTTTGTCTCCAGTGAATCTCACAG ATTTGCTACCTTGAATACTGAAAATATTTCAGAAGACCTGCTGTCACCTTCACACAAATCATCATATACTTCCATCATTGCATATTGTAACACAAAACTGTGTAATGTTCTCACTGCATTAGAAATGCAGAGGAGATTTG GTGACCAAGGCATCAACTGCTATGCAGTGCACCCAGGAAATGCTGTGTCAACATACCTTACCCGGCACTGGTGGGCCTATCGCCTGCTATATGCTGTAGTTCGTCCATTTACAAAATCTTTG CAGCAAGCTTGTGCAACAAGTGTATATTGTGCAGCAAGTGTAGATATCTCTAGGTTTGGAGGTATCTATGTCAACAATTGTGTGCCCTGTCTGCCTTCACAGTCATCACTTGATAGTATATTATCAAACCGCTTGTGGATAACCTCTCTCTCAATGATAGAGCATGTACTAGGTAGAAGAGCATTCAGTATGCAACCCCTCAGCAAATGCAATGAACAGAGTCCAAATAATAAAGGTGAGAAATTCTCTAATTTGGTCACAATAGGTGTTTTGTGA
- the Wwox gene encoding WW domain-containing oxidoreductase isoform X3, whose amino-acid sequence MEIPETDSEDEMAPGWEERCTTDGLVFYAHHATKTTQWHHPRTNKKKRVTGELPFGWERQITEEGKVFFVDHLNHKTTYTDPRLAFAVEESKSLTDLRQRFDSSTTGIQILHGRDLTGRIAIVTGANCGIGYETARSLAYHGCTVVFACRDLTKAEAAIARIQKQRPSSTCHALQVDLASLTSVRMFAHTFSVRFGRCDVLLLNAGVFGLPHTLTEDGLETTFQVNHLSQFYLALLLQPLLVQSTPARVIFVSSESHRFATLNTENISEDLLSPSHKSSYTSIIAYCNTKLCNVLTALEMQRRFGDQGINCYAVHPGNAVSTYLTRHWWAYRLLYAVVRPFTKSLQQACATSVYCAASVDISRFGGIYVNNCVPCLPSQSSLDSILSNRLWITSLSMIEHVLGRRAFSMQPLSKCNEQSPNNKASDTC is encoded by the exons ATGGAAATCCCCGAGACAGATAGTGAGGATGAAATGGCACCAGGATGGGAGGAGCGGTGCACGACAGATGGTCTTGTTTTCTATGCTCA CCACGCCACTAAGACTACCCAGTGGCATCACCCGAGGACCAACAAAAAGAAGAGAGTTACTGGAG AACTGCCTTTTGGATGGGAACGACAAATAACCGAGGAAGGGAAAGTCTTCTTTGTCGATCACTTAAACCACAAAACTACGTACACAGACCCAAGACTTGCTTTTGCTGTGGAGGAATCAAAATCTTTAACTGACCTGCGGCAGCGCTTTGACAGCAGCACTACGGGTATACAAATCTTACATGGCCGGGACTTGACCGGCCGCATTGCCATTGTCACTGGAGCTAACTGTGGAATTG GTTATGAGACAGCACGATCCTTGGCTTACCATGGTTGCACTGTGGTCTTCGCATGTCGTGACCTAACAAAGGCAGAGGCAGCTATTGCTCGCATCCAGAAGCAGAGACCCAGCTCCACTTGTCATGCACTACAGGTGGATCTTGCATCACTCACAAGTGTGAGAATGTTTGCACACACATTTTCGGTTAGATTTGG CCGGTGTGACGTATTATTATTAAATGCAGGAGTGTTTGGACTGCCTCACACTTTAACAGAAGATGGACTGGAAACTACATTCCAGGTCAACCATTTGTCTCAGTTCTACTTGGCCCTGTTGCTGCAGCCTTTACTTGTGCAGTCCACGCCTGCAAGAGTCATCTTTGTCTCCAGTGAATCTCACAG ATTTGCTACCTTGAATACTGAAAATATTTCAGAAGACCTGCTGTCACCTTCACACAAATCATCATATACTTCCATCATTGCATATTGTAACACAAAACTGTGTAATGTTCTCACTGCATTAGAAATGCAGAGGAGATTTG GTGACCAAGGCATCAACTGCTATGCAGTGCACCCAGGAAATGCTGTGTCAACATACCTTACCCGGCACTGGTGGGCCTATCGCCTGCTATATGCTGTAGTTCGTCCATTTACAAAATCTTTG CAGCAAGCTTGTGCAACAAGTGTATATTGTGCAGCAAGTGTAGATATCTCTAGGTTTGGAGGTATCTATGTCAACAATTGTGTGCCCTGTCTGCCTTCACAGTCATCACTTGATAGTATATTATCAAACCGCTTGTGGATAACCTCTCTCTCAATGATAGAGCATGTACTAGGTAGAAGAGCATTCAGTATGCAACCCCTCAGCAAATGCAATGAACAGAGTCCAAATAATAAAG
- the Wwox gene encoding WW domain-containing oxidoreductase isoform X2 has protein sequence MEIPETDSEDEMAPGWEERCTTDGLVFYAHHATKTTQWHHPRTNKKKRVTGELPFGWERQITEEGKVFFVDHLNHKTTYTDPRLAFAVEESKSLTDLRQRFDSSTTGIQILHGRDLTGRIAIVTGANCGIGYETARSLAYHGCTVVFACRDLTKAEAAIARIQKQRPSSTCHALQVDLASLTSVRMFAHTFSVRFGRCDVLLLNAGVFGLPHTLTEDGLETTFQVNHLSQFYLALLLQPLLVQSTPARVIFVSSESHRFATLNTENISEDLLSPSHKSSYTSIIAYCNTKLCNVLTALEMQRRFGDQGINCYAVHPGNAVSTYLTRHWWAYRLLYAVVRPFTKSLQACATSVYCAASVDISRFGGIYVNNCVPCLPSQSSLDSILSNRLWITSLSMIEHVLGRRAFSMQPLSKCNEQSPNNKGEKFSNLVTIGVL, from the exons ATGGAAATCCCCGAGACAGATAGTGAGGATGAAATGGCACCAGGATGGGAGGAGCGGTGCACGACAGATGGTCTTGTTTTCTATGCTCA CCACGCCACTAAGACTACCCAGTGGCATCACCCGAGGACCAACAAAAAGAAGAGAGTTACTGGAG AACTGCCTTTTGGATGGGAACGACAAATAACCGAGGAAGGGAAAGTCTTCTTTGTCGATCACTTAAACCACAAAACTACGTACACAGACCCAAGACTTGCTTTTGCTGTGGAGGAATCAAAATCTTTAACTGACCTGCGGCAGCGCTTTGACAGCAGCACTACGGGTATACAAATCTTACATGGCCGGGACTTGACCGGCCGCATTGCCATTGTCACTGGAGCTAACTGTGGAATTG GTTATGAGACAGCACGATCCTTGGCTTACCATGGTTGCACTGTGGTCTTCGCATGTCGTGACCTAACAAAGGCAGAGGCAGCTATTGCTCGCATCCAGAAGCAGAGACCCAGCTCCACTTGTCATGCACTACAGGTGGATCTTGCATCACTCACAAGTGTGAGAATGTTTGCACACACATTTTCGGTTAGATTTGG CCGGTGTGACGTATTATTATTAAATGCAGGAGTGTTTGGACTGCCTCACACTTTAACAGAAGATGGACTGGAAACTACATTCCAGGTCAACCATTTGTCTCAGTTCTACTTGGCCCTGTTGCTGCAGCCTTTACTTGTGCAGTCCACGCCTGCAAGAGTCATCTTTGTCTCCAGTGAATCTCACAG ATTTGCTACCTTGAATACTGAAAATATTTCAGAAGACCTGCTGTCACCTTCACACAAATCATCATATACTTCCATCATTGCATATTGTAACACAAAACTGTGTAATGTTCTCACTGCATTAGAAATGCAGAGGAGATTTG GTGACCAAGGCATCAACTGCTATGCAGTGCACCCAGGAAATGCTGTGTCAACATACCTTACCCGGCACTGGTGGGCCTATCGCCTGCTATATGCTGTAGTTCGTCCATTTACAAAATCTTTG CAAGCTTGTGCAACAAGTGTATATTGTGCAGCAAGTGTAGATATCTCTAGGTTTGGAGGTATCTATGTCAACAATTGTGTGCCCTGTCTGCCTTCACAGTCATCACTTGATAGTATATTATCAAACCGCTTGTGGATAACCTCTCTCTCAATGATAGAGCATGTACTAGGTAGAAGAGCATTCAGTATGCAACCCCTCAGCAAATGCAATGAACAGAGTCCAAATAATAAAGGTGAGAAATTCTCTAATTTGGTCACAATAGGTGTTTTGTGA